A portion of the Streptomyces sp. NBC_00376 genome contains these proteins:
- a CDS encoding Na+/H+ antiporter subunit A, producing MTALIVCHFVLAAFARPLVRRLGRRAFAVLALPPAAATVWAATQWNTAASGSAVTWSWRWMPAYDVTVALRFDALAELMVLLAAGIGTLVLLYCASYFTDETPQLAGFAGNLLAFAGAMLALVLADDLISLYVFWELTTVFSFLLIGYDSEQKHSRRSALQALTVTTLGGLAMFVGFLILGQSAGTYRISAILADPPRATLAVSVAVVLILCGALSKSAIWPFSLWLPNAMAAPTPVSAYLHAAAMVKAGVYLVARLAPGFADVPVWRPVVIVLGAATMLLGGWRALRLNDLKLVLAYGTVSQLGFLTLLAGAGNRDTALAAAVMILAHALFKAPLFLVTGIVDHAAGTRDLRRLSGVGRALPHVCSVAVLAAASMAALPPLLGFAAKEAAFEALLEGSTADRWALGVTVAGSALTVAYTLRFVWGAFCRKPGAEDTPVHRVGWAFLAPPALLALCGLVLGPGVGWMDRLFSAYADAFEPSAHPYHLALWHGFGTALLLSAVAATGGVLLFLGRAGVTWLSRRIAWRSADSVFGHLLLGLERLSLQLTGFVQRGSLSGYLATTLLVMLAGQLTVLVMDRPWHTAAAPRIWDLPLQGAVAVLTCAAALLCLTVRRRMKAVVLAGLTGYGAALLFVVQGGPDLALTQFCVETVSMIVFVLVLRRMPVHFQEPVSTWRRAVRIPVALAAAATLGVVVWVAAAARKADSAGAAMVEEVSHHGLKDVVATILVDLRSWDTMGESAVLAAAAVGVTSLIYLHRRTEESSPRDEVRGRTAWSLTANGMTGLPHGDEGAPERGWLAAGSTLAPEHRSVVFEVVARLLFHPVLVLSLYLLFCAENMPGGGFVAGLVAGLALITRYLAGGRFELAEAAPLQPGLFTGLGLFLSTGVALLGLADGTVLHAWTHHGRLPLIGEYHIGTPILFDFGVYLLVLGVVLDIVRALGAKIDRQIERAAAEQAAEATAAAPPRPAPGTGGTPG from the coding sequence ATGACCGCGCTCATCGTCTGCCACTTCGTCCTGGCCGCCTTCGCGCGCCCGCTGGTGCGGAGGCTGGGCAGACGCGCCTTCGCCGTCCTCGCACTGCCACCGGCCGCCGCCACCGTGTGGGCGGCCACGCAGTGGAACACCGCGGCGTCCGGCTCCGCGGTCACCTGGTCGTGGCGGTGGATGCCCGCGTACGACGTCACCGTCGCGCTGCGGTTCGACGCGCTCGCCGAACTGATGGTGCTGCTCGCGGCCGGGATCGGCACACTCGTCCTGCTCTACTGCGCCTCGTACTTCACCGACGAAACCCCGCAACTGGCCGGATTCGCCGGGAATCTCCTGGCGTTCGCGGGCGCCATGCTCGCCCTCGTCCTCGCCGACGACCTGATCTCGCTCTATGTGTTCTGGGAGCTGACCACGGTCTTCTCCTTCCTGCTGATCGGATATGACAGCGAGCAGAAGCACAGCCGCCGCTCCGCGCTCCAGGCGCTCACCGTGACCACCCTCGGCGGTCTCGCGATGTTCGTCGGCTTCCTGATCCTCGGTCAGTCGGCGGGCACGTACCGCATCTCCGCCATCCTCGCCGACCCGCCCCGGGCCACCCTCGCGGTCTCCGTCGCGGTGGTGCTGATCCTGTGCGGGGCCCTGTCGAAGTCGGCGATCTGGCCGTTCAGCCTCTGGCTGCCCAACGCCATGGCCGCGCCCACCCCCGTCAGCGCCTATCTGCACGCCGCCGCGATGGTGAAGGCCGGGGTCTACCTCGTCGCGCGGCTCGCGCCCGGCTTCGCGGACGTGCCCGTCTGGCGGCCCGTCGTGATCGTCCTCGGCGCCGCGACCATGCTGCTCGGCGGCTGGCGGGCGCTGCGCCTGAACGACCTCAAACTCGTCCTCGCCTACGGCACCGTCAGCCAGCTCGGCTTCCTCACCCTGCTCGCCGGAGCCGGCAACCGGGACACCGCGCTGGCCGCCGCCGTCATGATCCTGGCCCACGCACTGTTCAAGGCCCCGCTGTTCCTCGTCACCGGCATCGTCGACCACGCCGCGGGCACCCGTGATCTGCGCAGGCTCTCCGGCGTCGGCCGGGCGCTGCCGCACGTCTGCTCGGTCGCGGTCCTCGCCGCCGCGTCCATGGCGGCCCTGCCCCCGCTGCTCGGCTTCGCCGCCAAGGAGGCGGCCTTCGAGGCGCTGCTGGAGGGATCGACCGCCGACCGCTGGGCGCTGGGCGTCACGGTCGCCGGCTCGGCGCTGACCGTCGCGTACACCCTGCGGTTCGTCTGGGGCGCCTTCTGCCGCAAGCCTGGGGCCGAGGACACCCCGGTGCACCGGGTCGGGTGGGCGTTCCTCGCGCCGCCCGCCCTGCTCGCGCTGTGCGGGCTGGTGCTGGGGCCGGGCGTCGGCTGGATGGACCGGCTGTTCAGCGCGTACGCGGACGCCTTCGAGCCGTCCGCGCATCCGTACCACCTCGCGCTGTGGCACGGCTTCGGGACCGCTCTGCTCCTCTCGGCCGTCGCCGCCACGGGCGGTGTGCTGCTCTTCCTCGGACGCGCCGGAGTGACCTGGCTCTCCCGGCGGATCGCCTGGAGATCCGCCGACAGCGTCTTCGGGCACCTGCTGCTCGGCCTGGAACGGCTCTCCCTCCAGCTCACCGGCTTCGTCCAGCGAGGCTCGCTCTCCGGCTACCTCGCCACCACCCTGCTCGTGATGCTGGCAGGCCAGCTCACCGTCCTCGTCATGGACCGGCCCTGGCACACGGCCGCCGCCCCGAGGATCTGGGACCTCCCCCTCCAGGGCGCCGTCGCCGTACTGACCTGCGCGGCCGCACTCCTGTGCCTCACCGTCCGCCGCCGGATGAAGGCCGTGGTCCTGGCCGGGCTCACCGGATACGGCGCGGCGCTCCTCTTCGTCGTCCAGGGCGGCCCGGACCTGGCGCTCACCCAGTTCTGCGTCGAGACCGTGTCGATGATCGTGTTCGTGCTGGTGCTGCGGCGGATGCCGGTGCACTTCCAGGAGCCGGTCAGCACCTGGCGGCGCGCGGTGCGCATCCCGGTGGCGCTGGCCGCGGCGGCGACGCTCGGAGTGGTGGTGTGGGTGGCGGCGGCCGCCCGCAAGGCCGATTCGGCGGGCGCGGCCATGGTCGAGGAGGTCTCCCACCACGGGCTCAAGGACGTCGTGGCCACCATCCTCGTCGACCTGCGGTCCTGGGACACGATGGGGGAGTCGGCGGTGCTCGCGGCGGCGGCGGTCGGCGTCACGAGCCTGATCTACCTGCACCGCCGGACCGAGGAGTCGTCACCGCGCGACGAGGTACGGGGACGTACCGCCTGGTCATTGACGGCAAACGGGATGACGGGCCTTCCGCACGGCGACGAAGGGGCACCGGAGCGCGGCTGGCTCGCGGCCGGCTCGACGCTTGCGCCCGAGCACCGCTCCGTCGTCTTCGAGGTCGTGGCCCGGCTGCTGTTCCACCCGGTCCTGGTGCTCTCGCTGTACCTGCTGTTCTGCGCCGAGAACATGCCGGGCGGAGGCTTCGTCGCCGGGCTCGTCGCCGGACTCGCCCTGATCACCCGTTACCTGGCGGGCGGCCGGTTCGAACTGGCCGAGGCCGCCCCGCTCCAGCCCGGACTCTTCACCGGCCTCGGACTGTTCCTCTCCACCGGCGTCGCCCTGCTCGGCCTCGCCGACGGAACGGTCCTGCACGCCTGGACCCACCACGGCCGGCTGCCGCTGATCGGCGAGTACCACATCGGCACGCCCATCCTCTTCGACTTCGGGGTCTATCTG